In bacterium, one genomic interval encodes:
- a CDS encoding N-acetylmuramoyl-L-alanine amidase — MPRLYWRPARGFAARPAEFKVDWVVLHYTAGSHPGDLNWLARSPRPACPSAHFYVCPKGDVYQLVRLENAAFHAGITWSRPYTWRWRRWRALRPNERSVGIEISNPGPPYGFTDEQYRALAFLLPPLLARFGIPLQTLPDPWRGCDPGVSREHGGDAYSLDELDGFRGLLAHGNLHYSKTDPGLLFDWDRVRALEAVASPPAFATYVIWRGDPTLIPSEGVPYP, encoded by the coding sequence ATGCCGCGCCTCTATTGGCGGCCGGCGCGGGGGTTCGCCGCGCGACCGGCCGAGTTTAAAGTAGATTGGGTCGTACTGCATTACACCGCCGGCTCGCACCCGGGCGACTTGAATTGGCTCGCGCGCTCGCCCCGGCCCGCCTGCCCGTCGGCGCACTTCTACGTCTGTCCCAAAGGCGACGTCTATCAGCTCGTCCGCCTCGAGAACGCGGCCTTCCACGCCGGCATCACGTGGAGCAGGCCCTACACCTGGCGGTGGCGGCGCTGGCGGGCGCTCCGGCCCAACGAGCGCTCCGTCGGCATAGAGATCTCCAACCCCGGGCCGCCCTACGGTTTCACCGACGAGCAGTACCGCGCGCTGGCCTTCCTCCTGCCGCCGCTGCTCGCGCGCTTCGGCATCCCGCTGCAAACGCTGCCGGACCCTTGGCGCGGCTGCGACCCAGGCGTCAGCCGCGAGCACGGCGGCGACGCGTACAGCCTCGACGAGCTCGACGGCTTCCGCGGCCTACTGGCCCACGGCAACCTCCACTACTCCAAGACGGACCCGGGTCTCCTCTTCGACTGGGACCGCGTCCGCGCGCTGGAGGCCGTGGCAAGTCCGCCGGCGTTCGCCACCTACGTTATCTGGCGCGGCGACCCGACGCTTATACCGTCCGAGGGGGTGCCTTACCCGTGA
- a CDS encoding 6-bladed beta-propeller — translation MRFVTLIVLTSGLFGSSGDCVAAGSRTDLPYSEYVFAGKWGFVGSDVGQFGGFDGLSSGPDGRIYGADAYHDRVQYFSPDGGFLGGWGKEGTGPGECNAPWGVDVSPDGTVYVSDYLNHRVQFFTGDGKFLGSWGSEGSGEGEFKYPAGLVIAPDGRVFVADSKNRRVQYFTASGEYLGSWGTRDLGYRGMWFPYDVAVASDGDVYVCGSEYMIFRCSDSGSFKGSWGFPGSADGQFQWPSALAVDRSDVLFVVDTNNRRVQYFSPDGAFLGAFGSEGRGDGEFVHPVGITVAGDGTVYVSDEGGHNIQYFKPVTSNEP, via the coding sequence ATGAGATTCGTAACGTTAATCGTACTAACGAGCGGCTTATTCGGTTCGTCCGGCGATTGCGTTGCCGCCGGGAGCCGGACCGATTTACCTTATAGTGAATACGTTTTCGCGGGTAAATGGGGGTTCGTCGGTTCGGACGTAGGGCAATTCGGCGGCTTTGACGGTTTGTCGTCGGGGCCGGACGGACGGATTTACGGGGCCGACGCTTACCACGACCGCGTCCAGTACTTTAGCCCCGACGGCGGCTTCCTCGGGGGGTGGGGTAAGGAGGGCACGGGCCCCGGGGAATGCAACGCGCCTTGGGGTGTGGACGTATCCCCGGACGGCACCGTATACGTATCGGATTATTTAAACCACCGCGTCCAATTTTTCACCGGCGACGGGAAATTCCTTGGGAGTTGGGGTTCGGAAGGCTCAGGTGAAGGGGAGTTCAAGTACCCTGCGGGCCTCGTGATAGCCCCGGACGGGAGGGTTTTCGTGGCCGATTCTAAAAATCGGCGGGTCCAATACTTTACGGCTTCGGGCGAGTATTTGGGGTCGTGGGGGACCCGCGACCTCGGGTATAGGGGAATGTGGTTCCCTTACGACGTTGCGGTGGCAAGTGACGGCGACGTTTACGTTTGCGGTTCCGAATATATGATCTTCCGTTGCAGTGATAGCGGTTCGTTTAAAGGGAGTTGGGGTTTCCCGGGATCTGCGGACGGGCAATTCCAATGGCCGTCGGCGCTCGCCGTAGACCGCTCGGACGTTTTGTTCGTCGTCGATACGAACAACCGCCGCGTACAGTATTTTAGCCCCGACGGTGCCTTTTTGGGCGCGTTCGGTTCCGAAGGGCGTGGGGACGGGGAATTCGTTCACCCCGTAGGTATAACCGTAGCCGGCGACGGGACCGTGTACGTAAGTGACGAGGGAGGGCATAATATTCAATATTTTAAACCCGTTACGTCGAACGAACCGTAA